In a single window of the Acetivibrio clariflavus DSM 19732 genome:
- a CDS encoding metal-sensitive transcriptional regulator has product MESNVPDIEQIVSKEEVLKRLRRIEGQIKGIQKMIEEEKQCADILTQVAAARAAINKVGSLILQRYSKTCLQNILKKEREEVVIEELLDTIQKFLRFVD; this is encoded by the coding sequence ATGGAAAGCAATGTTCCGGATATAGAGCAAATTGTGTCTAAAGAGGAGGTCCTTAAAAGATTAAGAAGAATTGAGGGACAAATAAAAGGGATACAAAAAATGATTGAAGAGGAGAAACAGTGTGCCGACATTCTTACCCAGGTGGCAGCTGCAAGAGCTGCAATAAACAAAGTTGGAAGTCTGATTCTTCAAAGATATTCGAAAACCTGTCTGCAAAATATTTTAAAGAAGGAAAGGGAAGAAGTGGTTATTGAAGAACTGCTTGATACAATTCAAAAATTCCTGAGATTTGTAGATTAA
- a CDS encoding putative ABC transporter permease has protein sequence MVKRFVIYGFVGWIIEIFWTGMHSLITGDLTLQGYTNLWMFFIYGCAVFLEPIHDILSNWRWMIRGLLWVVIIWGIEYTSGLILYNLLGVYPWYYTGPFAIDNLVRIDYAPAWFVAGLLFERLHNALDAMEIT, from the coding sequence ATGGTGAAAAGATTTGTTATTTATGGATTTGTAGGGTGGATAATAGAAATATTCTGGACTGGAATGCATTCTTTGATAACAGGTGATCTTACCCTGCAAGGATATACAAATCTCTGGATGTTTTTCATATATGGCTGTGCTGTGTTTCTAGAACCCATTCATGATATACTGAGTAATTGGAGGTGGATGATTAGAGGACTTTTGTGGGTTGTGATTATATGGGGTATAGAATATACAAGCGGTTTAATTTTATATAATCTGTTAGGCGTGTACCCCTGGTATTATACAGGTCCATTTGCAATTGACAACCTGGTGAGAATTGATTATGCACCTGCGTGGTTTGTAGCCGGTTTGCTGTTTGAACGATTGCATAATGCCTTGGATGCTATGGAAATAACTTGA